In Psychrobacter sp. P11G3, a single genomic region encodes these proteins:
- the alr gene encoding alanine racemase: MRTITIKPKALTHNLNQVKQRAPQSKVLAMVKSNAYGHGVAAVLPALQQADGIGVATLTEALEARQLGWEKTIGLVEGAFSADEWQQAIDHEISCVIHHGPQLEWALQNVPPAGSATNVVWLKYNTGMNRLGFNAEGVLSAAKRLHEAGYQLILATHFANADDHDHPLNAMQIERFSSVLATLKDTISPDIQGSLCNSAGVVNFPEYHYDWVRPGIILYGSSPVVDKSAQELDLQPAMEFSAQIIALQTVSANDAIGYGSRWRAQQDTRTALVSVGYGDGYPRVVTDDAYVTVMDANDNQSYRCPVIGRVAMDMIVIDISSAPESLAIDSKVMLWGDAPRVDEVACHAGTISYELLCRLSIRPNRTQA; the protein is encoded by the coding sequence ATGCGCACAATTACTATAAAACCAAAAGCCCTTACCCATAACCTAAATCAAGTCAAACAACGAGCACCTCAGTCTAAAGTGTTGGCTATGGTCAAATCCAATGCTTACGGGCATGGCGTGGCGGCAGTCTTGCCAGCCCTGCAGCAAGCAGATGGTATTGGGGTCGCGACTTTAACCGAAGCATTAGAAGCCAGACAGCTAGGTTGGGAGAAAACCATCGGTCTAGTAGAAGGTGCATTTAGCGCTGATGAGTGGCAGCAAGCGATTGATCATGAGATTAGCTGCGTGATTCACCACGGACCACAGCTAGAATGGGCCCTGCAAAATGTCCCGCCAGCTGGCAGTGCAACTAATGTGGTTTGGCTAAAATACAATACGGGTATGAATCGCTTAGGCTTCAATGCTGAGGGTGTTTTATCAGCAGCAAAGCGTCTACATGAAGCAGGCTATCAACTGATATTAGCGACGCATTTTGCCAATGCTGATGATCATGATCATCCATTAAATGCCATGCAGATTGAGCGTTTCTCAAGCGTACTAGCGACTTTGAAAGACACCATTAGCCCAGATATCCAAGGCTCATTATGCAACTCTGCTGGTGTCGTTAACTTCCCAGAGTACCATTATGATTGGGTACGCCCAGGCATTATCTTATACGGTAGCTCGCCTGTGGTTGATAAAAGCGCACAAGAATTAGACTTGCAGCCTGCGATGGAATTTAGTGCTCAAATCATTGCTCTACAAACCGTTAGCGCCAATGATGCGATCGGCTATGGTAGCCGCTGGCGTGCGCAGCAAGACACTAGGACCGCTTTGGTCAGCGTTGGATATGGAGATGGCTATCCACGTGTGGTTACTGATGATGCGTATGTCACTGTTATGGATGCTAACGACAATCAAAGCTACCGTTGTCCTGTGATTGGACGCGTGGCAATGGATATGATTGTCATTGATATCAGTAGCGCACCTGAGAGTCTTGCTATAGATAGCAAGGTCATGCTCTGGGGCGATGCGCCGCGTGTCGATGAAGTCGCATGTCATGCTGGGACGATTAGCTATGAGCTGTTATGTCGCCTAAGCATACGTCCAAACCGTACACAGGCATAA
- a CDS encoding low molecular weight protein-tyrosine-phosphatase, giving the protein MLMKACTPSSVLLVCLGNICRSPTAEEVFRQQAAIAGLSIKIDSAGTSDWHVGSAPDARSQRHAKSHGYKINKLVARQVSANDFRDFDLILAMDSQNLADLQAIKDGITESEDNLATLALFSEEDPTYCGSDVPDPYKGDNDDFEEVIERIESSAQAWIESWKAC; this is encoded by the coding sequence ATGCTGATGAAAGCCTGTACTCCCTCGTCTGTATTATTGGTATGTTTGGGAAATATCTGCCGCTCCCCTACTGCTGAAGAAGTTTTTCGTCAGCAAGCAGCGATTGCTGGACTATCTATAAAAATAGACTCAGCAGGCACCAGTGATTGGCACGTTGGCAGTGCGCCTGATGCTCGCTCGCAACGTCATGCTAAGTCACACGGCTATAAAATCAATAAGTTGGTCGCTCGTCAAGTCAGTGCCAATGACTTTCGTGATTTTGATCTAATTCTAGCCATGGATTCACAGAATCTAGCTGATCTGCAAGCTATCAAAGATGGCATTACAGAGTCAGAGGATAATTTGGCAACACTAGCACTGTTCAGTGAAGAAGACCCTACCTATTGCGGTAGCGATGTGCCAGATCCATATAAGGGCGATAACGATGATTTTGAAGAAGTGATTGAGCGTATCGAATCAAGCGCCCAAGCTTGGATAGAAAGCTGGAAAGCCTGCTAG
- the rpiA gene encoding ribose-5-phosphate isomerase RpiA, producing MSDQQAQKQAAAKAALSYIEDDMILGVGTGSTVNCLIELLPQLKLAGAVASSQVTEDKLRALGIEIVDLNFAGTLDVYIDGADEVNEHLQLIKGGGGALTREKIVAAASNKFVCMVDDSKSVDILGRAFPVPIEVLPQARSYVARQLAKLGGEPVYREDFVTDYGNVILDTYDLDVSNPIALEKELNNIVGVVCNGIFAANQADVLLKAGANGVTTLTR from the coding sequence ATGAGTGATCAGCAAGCACAAAAGCAAGCCGCGGCCAAAGCTGCTCTAAGCTATATCGAAGACGATATGATACTTGGGGTAGGGACAGGTAGTACGGTCAACTGTTTGATTGAGTTGTTGCCACAATTGAAGCTTGCTGGCGCTGTCGCTAGCTCACAGGTGACAGAAGACAAACTTCGTGCGCTTGGTATCGAAATAGTCGATTTAAACTTTGCTGGTACATTGGATGTTTATATCGATGGTGCGGATGAAGTCAATGAGCACTTGCAACTTATCAAGGGCGGCGGCGGTGCATTGACTCGCGAAAAGATTGTGGCAGCAGCTTCGAACAAATTCGTCTGTATGGTCGATGATAGTAAAAGTGTTGATATATTAGGTCGCGCGTTTCCAGTACCGATTGAAGTATTACCACAAGCACGCTCGTATGTGGCTCGCCAATTGGCAAAATTGGGCGGTGAACCAGTATATCGTGAAGACTTTGTCACTGATTATGGTAACGTTATCTTAGACACCTATGACTTGGATGTGAGTAATCCAATCGCGCTCGAAAAAGAGCTAAATAATATCGTAGGTGTGGTCTGTAATGGTATCTTTGCGGCAAACCAAGCAGACGTTCTGCTAAAAGCAGGTGCTAATGGCGTGACAACGCTCACGCGTTAA
- a CDS encoding RNA-binding S4 domain-containing protein translates to MKKNANADDNNQGLVKIRLDKWLWAARFYRTRTLAKQAIESGRVHYAGSRVKTSKEISVGDELTIRQGSATAMTEKTVVVEALSAQRGNATAAEVLYSETKESETRRAYYAEQRKLANLARPDNKPNKKERRDLQRFKSNQD, encoded by the coding sequence ATGAAGAAAAATGCTAATGCTGATGATAATAACCAAGGTTTGGTGAAAATCCGTCTCGATAAATGGCTATGGGCAGCTAGGTTTTATCGTACACGTACCCTAGCCAAGCAAGCGATTGAAAGTGGACGCGTGCACTATGCTGGTAGCCGGGTAAAAACCAGTAAAGAGATTTCAGTCGGAGATGAGCTAACCATTCGCCAAGGCTCAGCGACCGCGATGACCGAAAAGACGGTCGTTGTTGAGGCGCTATCTGCACAGCGTGGCAATGCGACAGCCGCTGAGGTACTATATTCAGAGACAAAAGAGAGCGAGACGCGCCGTGCGTACTATGCCGAACAGCGCAAACTGGCCAACCTTGCTCGTCCTGATAACAAACCCAATAAGAAAGAACGCCGCGATCTACAACGTTTTAAAAGTAATCAAGATTAA
- a CDS encoding YdcF family protein, giving the protein MRFSERMVTLFRIINITFILGSTSVILVIISLFTPLFSQAIVYIFSLLPLPDMPSAAMSSPPTAYVVLGGGLTNDHNNQIILNRYSLNRARTAAGAYHDLPLPIVLSGAEAPWLGQWLMEHGIDGLISENASMNTCENARFTAKRIPLRHVYLITDSYHMARARRQFALNGINSTPLPAPLPVRRDWMKPAHNLSHSRRAVYEVAAYLRDVIRPQMDCRHANDVTSQQLLTPRGNAAKNSDE; this is encoded by the coding sequence TTGCGGTTTTCTGAACGCATGGTGACGCTATTCCGCATTATCAATATTACTTTTATACTAGGCTCAACTTCCGTCATTTTAGTGATTATTAGCCTATTTACCCCGCTATTTTCGCAAGCAATCGTTTATATCTTTTCTCTACTGCCGCTACCTGATATGCCTTCTGCTGCCATGAGCTCACCGCCTACCGCCTATGTAGTCCTAGGCGGCGGTCTGACCAATGACCACAACAACCAAATCATCCTAAATCGCTATAGTCTCAATCGTGCTCGTACCGCTGCAGGTGCTTACCATGACTTACCTCTACCGATCGTACTGAGTGGCGCCGAAGCTCCATGGCTCGGTCAGTGGTTGATGGAACACGGTATCGACGGACTGATCAGTGAAAATGCCAGCATGAATACATGTGAAAACGCTCGTTTTACGGCCAAACGTATTCCGTTACGCCATGTATATCTGATTACTGATAGCTATCATATGGCACGTGCACGCAGACAGTTTGCCTTAAATGGTATCAATAGCACACCACTTCCTGCGCCATTACCAGTGAGACGCGACTGGATGAAGCCTGCCCACAACTTAAGTCACTCACGGCGCGCTGTCTATGAGGTCGCAGCCTACCTGCGCGATGTGATACGTCCCCAGATGGACTGTCGCCATGCCAATGATGTGACTTCACAGCAGCTATTGACACCAAGAGGCAATGCTGCAAAAAACTCTGACGAATAA
- the ilvA gene encoding threonine ammonia-lyase, biosynthetic — MLSHWVRAILQATVYDVAIQTPLETAPKLTQRFANDIRFKREDLQPVKSFKLRGAYNRISQLSDEQKARGVICASAGNHAQGVAYSARKLSLNNIIVMPTTTPDIKVDAVRALGGNVDLHGDSFDQANRYAIDRAEREGLTFIPPYDDELVIAGQGTIGLELTQQWRNMDYVFVAVGGGGLISGVAAFLGEVAPHVKVIAVEAEQSACLKAALETGERVKLEQVGLFVDGVAVAQIGELPFDVVRTQKSDNSGPIVEPEVITCTNDEVCAAVKDIFEENRSIVEPAGALSVAGMKKYIEANNIQDKNCVGIICGANMNFDRLRYIAERTEIGEKKEAIFGVTIPEQTGAFLNFCRSLHGRNITEFNYRADSKKSPDSMEPASIFVGIALKEGEKERQTISNQLSDDGYTAHDLTDDDIAKSHIRHLIGGHAHVENEQLLQVVFPERPGALLTFLEKLGEDFNITLFHYRNHGAAEGRVLVGLQASEGNSRQLQDALLDIGYDCATVNDNIGYQLFLR, encoded by the coding sequence ATGCTGTCACACTGGGTACGAGCCATCTTACAAGCCACCGTCTATGACGTTGCTATTCAAACACCACTTGAAACGGCGCCCAAGCTGACCCAACGTTTTGCCAATGACATTCGATTTAAGCGTGAAGACTTACAACCAGTCAAATCATTTAAATTACGCGGTGCCTATAACCGCATCAGTCAGTTGAGCGATGAGCAAAAAGCGCGTGGCGTCATCTGTGCTTCAGCAGGTAATCATGCGCAAGGCGTGGCTTACTCTGCGCGCAAATTATCTTTGAATAACATTATCGTCATGCCAACCACGACTCCTGACATCAAAGTAGATGCGGTAAGAGCACTTGGTGGCAATGTAGATCTGCACGGTGATAGTTTCGATCAAGCAAACCGTTATGCGATTGACCGCGCTGAACGTGAAGGCCTTACTTTTATTCCGCCTTATGACGATGAGCTAGTCATCGCAGGACAAGGTACCATCGGTCTTGAGCTGACCCAGCAGTGGCGCAATATGGACTATGTGTTCGTTGCCGTTGGTGGTGGTGGCCTAATCTCTGGTGTGGCTGCATTCTTAGGCGAAGTGGCACCACATGTAAAAGTGATTGCGGTAGAAGCCGAGCAGTCAGCCTGCCTAAAAGCAGCGCTTGAAACAGGTGAACGTGTCAAGCTCGAGCAAGTAGGATTGTTCGTGGATGGGGTGGCAGTGGCGCAGATTGGCGAATTACCTTTTGACGTCGTCCGTACACAAAAAAGCGATAACTCAGGTCCTATCGTTGAGCCTGAAGTGATCACTTGTACCAATGATGAAGTGTGTGCGGCTGTCAAAGACATCTTTGAAGAAAACCGCAGTATCGTTGAACCTGCTGGCGCGTTGTCAGTCGCGGGTATGAAAAAATATATCGAAGCCAATAATATTCAAGATAAAAACTGCGTCGGTATCATTTGCGGTGCCAATATGAATTTTGACCGCTTGCGTTATATCGCTGAGCGTACCGAAATCGGTGAGAAAAAAGAAGCCATCTTTGGGGTTACTATTCCTGAGCAAACAGGCGCTTTCTTGAACTTCTGTCGCAGTCTACATGGCCGTAACATCACAGAGTTTAACTACCGTGCTGACAGCAAAAAATCACCAGATTCAATGGAGCCTGCTTCAATCTTCGTCGGCATTGCTTTAAAAGAAGGCGAAAAAGAGCGTCAAACTATCAGTAACCAATTGTCAGACGATGGCTATACTGCTCACGACCTGACTGATGATGATATCGCCAAATCACATATCCGTCACTTGATTGGTGGTCATGCTCATGTCGAAAACGAACAATTGCTACAAGTGGTATTCCCAGAACGTCCAGGCGCACTGCTAACGTTCTTAGAAAAATTGGGTGAAGATTTCAATATTACTTTATTCCATTACCGCAATCATGGGGCTGCTGAAGGTCGTGTACTGGTTGGCCTGCAAGCCTCTGAAGGCAATTCTCGTCAGTTACAAGACGCACTTTTAGATATTGGTTATGACTGTGCCACGGTCAATGACAATATTGGCTATCAGTTGTTTTTGAGATAG
- the ccoS gene encoding cbb3-type cytochrome oxidase assembly protein CcoS: MLSIFLLIPLSLMLFVVAIWAVRYAVKSNQFEDLDNASQRIILDDRQERRQTMHAHERSAPTQQQGQTAATDGNNDNSEIDKNSEI; the protein is encoded by the coding sequence ATGCTCAGTATATTTTTATTAATTCCATTAAGTCTCATGCTGTTTGTGGTTGCTATTTGGGCAGTGCGTTATGCGGTCAAGTCAAATCAATTCGAAGATCTGGACAATGCATCACAGCGTATTATATTGGATGACCGTCAAGAACGCCGCCAAACCATGCATGCTCACGAACGCTCAGCACCTACCCAGCAACAAGGTCAAACAGCGGCAACTGATGGAAATAACGATAATTCTGAGATAGATAAAAACTCAGAAATCTAA
- the dnaB gene encoding replicative DNA helicase — MAENDKTDDLLNQTPPHNIDIEKALLASLMSIEEAYDKIADIVTKDDFYAGRHQYIFDAIAHLAAVNEPYDTVMVHDWLEAQKLLKGAGGDSYLADILSQSPATLFNLTAYAQRVRELSTLRQLITTGNDMLTLAYNPKDQSVSDILDNVEGKIFSINEQHNKRAEQRGPVGITSVLTNVIDKIQELKSNPDGMIGLQTPFAELNNKTQGLQAGDLIIVAARPSMGKTTFAMNLAEGILFNEDLPVVVFSMEMPAESIVMRLLSSWGAINQTHLRSGQMNEDEWAKMMNAIQHLQSKHLYIDDSTALPPSEMRSRCRRIAKNHDGRLGAIVVDYLQLMKVPSLDGNRVGEISEISRSLKALARELECPVIALSQLNRSLENRPNKRPIMSDLRESGAIEQDADLIMFIYRDEVYNENSDHKGVAEIIIGKQRNGPIGTIRLGFEGQFTRFINLTPEYYQGVSFENDE; from the coding sequence ATGGCAGAAAACGACAAAACCGACGACTTACTCAATCAGACACCGCCGCACAATATTGATATTGAAAAGGCATTGCTCGCGTCTTTGATGAGTATCGAAGAGGCGTACGACAAGATTGCCGATATTGTCACCAAAGATGACTTTTATGCTGGGCGACATCAATATATTTTTGATGCCATTGCCCATTTGGCGGCAGTGAATGAGCCTTATGATACAGTCATGGTACACGACTGGTTAGAAGCGCAAAAGCTACTCAAAGGCGCAGGTGGTGACAGTTATTTGGCTGATATTTTGAGCCAAAGTCCTGCGACCTTATTTAACCTGACTGCCTACGCTCAGCGTGTGCGTGAACTATCAACCCTACGCCAGCTGATTACCACTGGTAATGACATGCTGACGCTTGCTTATAATCCAAAAGACCAAAGCGTTAGCGACATTCTCGATAATGTCGAAGGTAAGATATTTAGTATCAATGAGCAGCATAACAAACGCGCGGAACAGCGCGGACCTGTTGGTATTACCTCTGTCTTGACCAATGTTATCGATAAGATTCAAGAACTAAAATCTAATCCCGATGGCATGATTGGTTTGCAGACACCATTTGCCGAGCTGAATAACAAAACCCAAGGCTTGCAAGCGGGTGACTTGATTATTGTCGCTGCGCGTCCTTCGATGGGTAAAACCACTTTTGCGATGAACTTGGCAGAAGGGATTTTGTTTAATGAAGATTTGCCAGTCGTCGTATTTTCGATGGAGATGCCTGCGGAATCTATCGTCATGCGTCTGCTGTCCTCATGGGGCGCGATTAACCAGACGCACCTACGTTCTGGGCAAATGAATGAAGATGAATGGGCAAAAATGATGAACGCCATTCAACATTTGCAATCAAAGCATTTATATATTGATGACAGTACCGCCCTACCGCCCTCTGAGATGCGCTCTCGCTGTCGCCGTATTGCCAAAAATCATGACGGTCGCTTGGGTGCTATCGTAGTCGATTATCTTCAGCTAATGAAAGTGCCAAGTCTAGATGGTAACCGTGTTGGCGAGATTTCTGAGATTTCTCGTAGTCTAAAAGCACTAGCGCGTGAGCTTGAATGTCCCGTGATTGCATTGTCACAGCTTAACCGTAGTCTAGAAAACCGTCCGAATAAACGCCCTATTATGTCGGATCTACGTGAGTCTGGTGCGATTGAGCAGGATGCCGATTTGATTATGTTCATCTATCGTGATGAGGTTTATAATGAAAACTCGGACCATAAAGGCGTGGCGGAAATCATTATTGGTAAACAGCGTAACGGTCCTATCGGTACTATTCGTCTAGGCTTTGAAGGTCAATTTACCCGCTTTATCAATCTAACGCCAGAGTACTACCAAGGCGTCAGTTTTGAGAATGATGAGTAA
- the argF gene encoding ornithine carbamoyltransferase, with product MSLRHFLTLSDLTKQELENLIKRASELRKMQHAGEIYQPFVGRTLGMIFEKSSTRTRISFETGMGQFGGNAIFLSPNDTQLGRGEPLEDSARVISSMVDIIMIRTFGHEKVETFAEYSSVPIINALTDDYHPCQLLADMQTYYEHRGSIENKIVTWVGDGNNMCSSFMQAANQFGFELRVAAPYGFEPDPKLMERFSHCVSLVENVQDAAKDSNLIVTDVWASMGQESEQNTRARRFAPYQVTPSLLDKADPEVVFMHCLPAHRGEEISHDMLNDPRSVVWDEAENRLHAQKALMEFLLKDKIKLPA from the coding sequence ATGAGTTTGCGCCATTTTTTAACCTTATCTGATTTAACCAAACAAGAACTAGAAAACTTAATCAAACGCGCAAGCGAATTGCGTAAGATGCAACACGCAGGCGAGATATACCAACCTTTTGTTGGTCGTACGCTTGGCATGATATTTGAAAAATCTTCAACGCGTACCCGTATCTCATTTGAGACGGGCATGGGTCAATTTGGTGGTAACGCCATATTTTTATCACCAAACGATACACAGCTTGGTCGCGGCGAGCCACTAGAAGACTCAGCACGCGTGATTTCTAGCATGGTTGATATCATCATGATTCGTACCTTTGGGCACGAAAAAGTTGAAACTTTTGCTGAATACTCAAGCGTACCGATTATCAATGCATTAACCGATGACTATCATCCATGCCAGTTGCTCGCTGATATGCAAACCTATTACGAGCATCGCGGTAGTATCGAAAATAAGATTGTGACTTGGGTCGGTGATGGCAACAATATGTGTTCATCATTTATGCAAGCTGCCAATCAGTTTGGTTTTGAATTACGCGTGGCAGCGCCTTATGGGTTTGAGCCTGATCCGAAACTTATGGAACGCTTCTCACACTGCGTCAGTCTGGTAGAAAACGTACAAGATGCGGCAAAAGATTCTAACTTAATTGTCACCGATGTATGGGCAAGTATGGGTCAAGAATCAGAGCAAAACACACGTGCACGTCGTTTTGCCCCTTATCAAGTGACGCCGTCTCTATTAGACAAAGCTGACCCTGAAGTGGTGTTTATGCATTGCTTGCCAGCCCATCGCGGCGAGGAAATCTCTCATGACATGCTTAATGACCCACGTTCTGTCGTTTGGGACGAAGCTGAAAACCGCTTACATGCCCAAAAAGCATTGATGGAGTTTTTACTTAAAGACAAAATCAAGTTGCCTGCATAA
- the murB gene encoding UDP-N-acetylmuramate dehydrogenase — protein MALACVADSVVTLENEAQLDGFMAAYIEDTADKLPLFVLSGGSNVLLPAALKAIVLQPKIRGIHLTNQTDDYVDIEVMAGENWHDLVVHTVNQGWYGLENLALIPGLTGAAPIQNIGAYGVQLEDRLQYVRAYHLPTQTWHHLSAADCQFGYRDSIFKRTPNTWLISRVGFRLHTDPANILASYGDVQTVAQRYAEQQGREQAMPHDVMQAIIDIRQQKLPDPKQLPNCGSFFQNPIIAQEQFTALQATYPAIVGYAMPDAMVKVAAGWLIEQAGLKGGGIAPIFTHKQQALVLTNHTPQQATQEDVAIAQKHIAATVYEKFAIQLSREPVWVNADGSIGYAEHVA, from the coding sequence ATGGCATTGGCCTGCGTTGCTGACTCTGTCGTGACATTAGAGAATGAGGCGCAGCTTGACGGTTTTATGGCAGCTTATATAGAGGATACAGCAGACAAATTGCCACTGTTTGTACTGTCCGGCGGTAGCAATGTTTTATTGCCTGCAGCGTTAAAAGCCATAGTATTGCAGCCAAAGATTCGTGGTATTCATCTGACCAATCAAACGGACGATTATGTTGATATCGAAGTTATGGCTGGCGAGAACTGGCATGATTTGGTTGTACATACGGTCAATCAAGGTTGGTATGGATTGGAAAACCTTGCACTAATACCGGGTCTGACGGGCGCGGCACCCATACAAAATATCGGTGCATACGGCGTACAATTGGAAGACCGCTTACAGTATGTACGCGCCTATCATTTGCCGACACAAACTTGGCACCATTTGTCAGCTGCTGATTGTCAATTTGGCTATCGTGACAGTATCTTTAAACGCACACCAAACACATGGCTTATTAGCCGTGTAGGTTTCAGATTACATACTGATCCTGCCAATATTTTAGCCAGTTATGGCGATGTACAGACTGTGGCGCAGCGCTATGCGGAGCAACAAGGGCGCGAGCAAGCGATGCCTCATGATGTTATGCAAGCCATTATAGATATTAGACAACAAAAGCTACCAGACCCTAAGCAGCTACCTAATTGTGGCAGTTTTTTTCAAAATCCTATTATCGCTCAGGAGCAATTCACAGCGCTGCAAGCAACTTATCCAGCTATCGTTGGTTACGCGATGCCTGATGCAATGGTAAAGGTTGCCGCAGGTTGGCTCATTGAACAAGCGGGATTAAAAGGCGGCGGGATTGCACCTATTTTTACGCATAAGCAGCAAGCACTAGTACTGACCAACCATACGCCTCAGCAAGCCACGCAAGAGGATGTAGCTATAGCGCAAAAACATATCGCTGCTACTGTCTATGAGAAATTTGCCATTCAATTGTCACGTGAGCCAGTCTGGGTAAATGCTGATGGCTCAATTGGATATGCTGAGCATGTGGCCTAA
- a CDS encoding sulfite exporter TauE/SafE family protein yields the protein MTIALLVAALLMGFFGSPHCLGMCGGLVTAFGLSMKDVSPAKRRALVATYHLGRLTSYALLGLIAGLIGITVLKPLMMSNSTPRILLGLVLVFVGVTMLGAPFLTKLERFGMRFWQYLSPLRQKVFPLNTFPRALTAGLLWGFLPCGLVYGALLIAVVAHNPLSGAALMFVFGLGTIPMLVATHETVGWLRDKIGRFRLRQLNGAVMVISGLAVAVVPMVMANMHGGHGEMNHGSHAAMMSDMDSHDMSQMNHDMDMTTDMGHNMQDMDNHMDHSMHDMSDESMDMNHHEHTEMMEHAQ from the coding sequence ATGACCATCGCTTTACTTGTGGCGGCATTACTAATGGGATTCTTTGGTTCACCGCATTGTTTAGGCATGTGTGGCGGTCTTGTGACCGCATTTGGTCTGTCTATGAAAGATGTTAGCCCCGCCAAACGCCGTGCTTTGGTGGCTACTTACCATCTTGGACGTTTAACGAGTTACGCATTACTGGGTTTAATCGCAGGGCTTATCGGTATTACTGTATTAAAGCCATTAATGATGAGTAATAGTACACCGCGTATTTTATTGGGATTGGTACTGGTATTCGTCGGTGTGACGATGCTTGGTGCACCGTTTTTGACTAAGCTCGAACGTTTTGGTATGCGCTTTTGGCAATATCTTAGCCCATTGCGTCAAAAGGTATTTCCACTCAATACTTTTCCGCGCGCACTAACAGCAGGTTTGCTTTGGGGCTTTTTGCCTTGTGGTTTGGTATATGGCGCTCTACTAATCGCGGTCGTTGCTCATAATCCATTAAGCGGTGCTGCGTTGATGTTTGTCTTTGGTCTAGGAACCATACCGATGTTGGTTGCGACGCATGAAACAGTTGGTTGGCTACGTGATAAGATCGGACGTTTTCGCTTAAGACAGTTAAATGGTGCAGTTATGGTAATATCAGGTTTGGCAGTAGCAGTCGTGCCGATGGTCATGGCAAATATGCATGGCGGCCATGGTGAGATGAACCATGGTAGCCACGCTGCGATGATGTCTGATATGGACTCTCACGACATGAGCCAAATGAATCATGATATGGATATGACAACAGACATGGGTCACAACATGCAGGATATGGACAACCATATGGATCATAGTATGCATGACATGAGCGATGAATCAATGGACATGAATCACCATGAGCATACTGAAATGATGGAACATGCTCAATAA
- a CDS encoding excalibur calcium-binding domain-containing protein — protein sequence MTSCAEATYFTNYCPNTKMDGNHDGVPCAQQWCN from the coding sequence ATGACATCCTGTGCAGAAGCCACCTATTTTACAAACTACTGTCCTAATACCAAAATGGATGGTAACCACGATGGTGTACCTTGTGCACAACAATGGTGCAACTAA